In the genome of Plasmodium yoelii strain 17X genome assembly, chromosome: 14, one region contains:
- a CDS encoding RNA-binding protein, putative produces MIFTKQCLFLSFFVLIVSSFLKRKLVLNNYIYSKTNRFKKRKKIVNYQLVKSKDKDVESYIPHIYKDIAPSLKGLADQEYSYKQLLNAYIPETIEREKRDKLNKKSNQKNNKKQSKENRQTNKNNEIDEKEENEENECNKDLSNNIDKMMEIKMKENDIKHFENLSEISNHKKKNKILDIAYDVIEDTLKNTYMNQKLGLDNENNDSKKDYLEIAKKRKDLLYDKLINNYSMLNNSSTFDLFGVFYDNNNYKDDNKLIEELDKIMNLEPFKSNKDNIDEDIDALLKKDKIPTHIRNFILKYKNLRKINMSNKKIDHMKKNENEQVKESGSIKQMDNDGNVDDEKEKDEENRNYEKNIKDENGENIYNDFNRDLNKVLMTFNKNLTNEKLVKRDKYIIDELYEEYKKHIKNMNIKRNKLEPQKDNYDFLTFVHEYGEEFFFQKYGYFDNYLKENVEKIKNKVRSENANIVSIPNIMNSEPNSKQEKSSTITKSNDPVNNIGNEKDNIDEDFLNDSPEKKINKKNDEKNNTQMRNNLDWRKESNKLESYMLSNIVHEYNKRIYDIYKPNDMITNHYGFNNYIDNEEYDKDINVSLNKYSIMNYDSKEELNNDESLYVGKLIFGKIFKIEKNMALVDINYSHYGEIHSDQMPYNITNISDVFKVNDKLIFEIYKMYPNRIELTLKNIQKINDLNKILLYKTQDIPFEVTVLSIIKNGITVSYNDIYTFIHISAISSKYKVIVDENETIDSNLLNKKIKVFCTDINKLSFSNLLYEQNEQLKNINMYDVIDVEIIHISKYGLMVKYNDIVGLIHVSEISRKKMENINNVFKINEKIKGMLINIDYYNKRFSLSTKILETHDKNFIDNREDIYNNIEHIVNNIKKRSNKMEVNDSNIKNQLLSLIDIYKDGNGSEKVKTEEGKDETTNQHKKIQEEIKLYDNEKIDKHPQVTSEKTGSQTEHITDIKNDNNIIDGEEKYNVNSIDNDIKKMQEKYQNNDDDTLSELNQSEEKEELSIDVHNELVPYLLLKQSDSNKEEHEEEKKEIVWNLDDEEFLHSNSPTQNSQYIEYQWSYLKDKKWVSFPYHVNRIINYYFNINDDFFTYKEKTVTYEIYFAKNVRIDLSTGLQNKIRKTLKNSS; encoded by the exons atgaTTTTCACAAAGCAATGTTTGTTTCTATCTTTTTTTGTACTCATCGTGTCATCTTTTTTGAAGCGTAAATTAGTGCTAAACAACTAT ATATACTCTAAGACCAATCGATTTAagaaaagaaagaaaataGTTAATTACCAATTAGTAAAAAGTAAAGATAAGGATGTCGAATCTTACATTCCCCATATTTATAAGGATATTGCGCCATCATTAAAAGGATTAGCTGATCAA GAATACTCTTATAAGCAACTTTTAAATGCGTATATCCCCGAAACAATTGAAAGAGAAAAGAGAGataaattaaacaaaaaatcaaatcaaaaaaataataaaaagcaAAGTAAGGAAAACAGACaaactaataaaaataatgaaattgatgaaaaagaggaaaatgaagaaaatgaatgtAATAAAGatttatcaaataatattgacaaaatgatggaaataaaaatgaaagaaaatgatattaaacattttgaaaatttaagTGAAATAAGTAAtcataaaaagaaaaataaaatattagataTAGCATATGATGTTATTGAAgatacattaaaaaatactTATATGAATCAAAAATTGGGAttagataatgaaaataatgattcCAAAAAAGATTATTTAGAAATCgcgaaaaaaagaaaagacttattatatgataaattaattaataattattcCATGTTAAATAATTCGAGTACATTTGATTTGTTTGGAGTTTTTTATGACAACAATAATTATAAAGATGATAATAAGTTAATAGAAGAACTTGacaaaattatgaatttagAGCCTTTTAAAAGTAACAAGGATAATATTGATGAAGATATTGATGCCCTTTTAAAAAAGGATAAAATACCTACACATATTcgtaactttattttaaagtataaaaatttgagaaaaattaatatgtcaaataaaaaaatagatcatatgaaaaaaaacgaGAATGAACAGGTCAAAGAAAGTGGTAGCATTAAACAAATGGACAACGATGGTAATGTAGATGATGAAAAAGAGAAAGACGAAGAAAACAGAAATTATGAAAAGAAtataaaagatgaaaatggagaaaatatatacaacgATTTTAATAGAGACTTGAACAAAGTTTTGATgacttttaataaaaatttaactAATGAAAAATTAGTAAAGAGAGATAAATACATTATAGATGAGTTATatgaagaatataaaaagcatataaaaaatatgaacattaaaagaaataaattagaACCACAAAAAGATaattatgattttttaacatttgtTCATGAATATGGTGAAGagttttttttccaaaaatatggatattttgataattatCTAAAggaaaatgttgaaaaaattaaaaataaagttagaAGCGAAAATGCAAATATAGTAAGCATTCCAAATATTATGAATTCTGAACCGAATTCAAAACAAGAGAAATCTTCGACAATTACTAAATCAAATGACCCAGTAAACAATATAGGAAATGAAAAAGACAACATCGATGAagattttttaaatgattctcctgaaaaaaaaatcaataaaaaaaatgatgaaaagaATAACACACAAATGCGTAATAATTTAGACTGGAGAAAAGAAAGTAATAAATTAGAAAGTTATATGCTATCAAATATAGTACacgaatataataaaagaatataCGATATATATAAACCTAATGATATGATAACAAACCACTATggatttaataattatattgataATGAAGAATATGATAAAGATATAAATGtttctttaaataaatatagtatAATGAATTATGATAGTAAAGAGgaattaaataatgatgaaagTTTATATGTTGGTAAATTAATATttggaaaaatatttaaaattgaaaaaaatatggcaCTTGTAGATATAAATTATTCACATTATGGAGAAATCCATTCAGATCAAATGCCATATAATATTACTAATATTAGTGATGTATTTAAAGTTaatgataaattaatatttgaaatatataaaatgtatccTAATAGAATTgaattaacattaaaaaatattcaaaaaattaatgaccttaataaaatattattatataaaacacaAGATATTCCTTTTGAAGTAACCGTTTTatctataataaaaaatggcataactgtttcttataatgatatatatacatttattcatatatctGCTATATCGTCTAAATATAAAGTTATAGTAGACGAAAATGAAACTATTGattcaaatttattaaataaaaaaataaaagtattttgtactgatattaataaattaagtTTTTCAAACTTATTATATGAGCAAAATGaacaattaaaaaacataaatatgtatGATGTAATTGACGTGgaaattatacatatatccaAATACGGTTTAATggtaaaatataatgatattGTTGGGCTTATACACGTATCCGAAATTTCCAGAAAAAAGatggaaaatattaataatgttttcaaaattaatgaaaagaTTAAAggaatgttaataaatatagattACTATAACAAACGATTCTCTTTATCTACTAAAATTTTAGAAACTCAcgataaaaattttattgatAATAGAGAGgacatttataataatattgaacATATTGTtaataacattaaaaaaagaagtaATAAAATGGAAGTTAACGATTCGAATATTAAGAATCAGTTATTATCTCTAATTGATATATACAAAGATGGTAATGGGTCTGAAAAAGTGAAAACTGAAGAAGGAAAAGATGAAACTACTAAtcaacataaaaaaatacaagagGAAATAAAACTTTACGACAAtgaaaaaatagataaaCATCCCCAAGTTACTAGTGAAAAAACTGGGAGTCAAACAGAACATATTAcagatattaaaaatgacaataatataattgatggagaagaaaaatataacgTTAATTCTATTGataatgatattaaaaaaatgcaagAAAAATATCAAAACAACGATGATGACACACTCTCCGAGTTAAATCAATctgaagaaaaagaagaattaTCTATTGATGTTCACAATGAATTGGTCCCATATCTACTTCTAAAGCAGTCCGATTCCAATAAAGAAGAACATGAGGAAGAAAAGAA GGAAATTGTTTGGAACCTGGATGACGAAGAATTTTTGCATTCTAATTCTCCGACTCAGAATTCTCAAT atATCGAATATCAGTGGTCATAtttaaaagacaaaaaatGGGTATCCTTTCCATACCACGTCAATAGAATTATAAATTACTATTTCAACATTAACGATGATTTTTTTACGTATAAGGAAAAAAC TGTGACATacgaaatatattttgcaaaaAACGTGAGGATTGATTTGTCTACTGGTTTGCAAAACAAGATTAGAAAGACATTAAA gaATTCATCTTAG